acTTCAAtacacagaagttttaaattttgatatagtctaatttacctattttttctttttctttttctttttgagatgggtttcactctgtcacccaatcaGGAGTGcaaaacagggtctcattccgtcgcccaggcaggagtgcagtggcacgatctcagctcactgcaacctctgcctcctgggttcaagcgattctcatgtgtcagtctcttgagtagctgggtctataggcgcccgccaccatgcctggctaatttttgtatttttagtagggacggggtttcaccaggttacccagactggtctcgagctcctgaactcaggtgatccacctgcctcaacctccgaaagtgctgggattacaggcgtgagccaccgtgaccagcccctgtttttttcttttgttgactgTGCTTTTAGTGTCTTATCTATGAAATCATTGGCAAAACCAACATCATGAAGCTTTTCACCcatattttctaagatttttataattttaggtctgATACTTAGGTCTTTGATCTATCACTTTTTTATTATAGTGAAATAAACATAACATCATATTTATCGTTTTAACCAGCTGCAAAAGTGTAATTCAGCTGTTGCTATCACTTTTTAACTCTTGGGATCTCATCCTTGGGGGAATAAATTATAAAGTTTTGTTGTCTGTCATCTAAGCAATGATAAAATCAATCATCTATCAAATGTGAACAGGATATGCCTTTTAGGATGTAAGGCCATGACATCTCAGATGAAGCAAAGCAGCCAATAGCACAGACAGATAGCCCTAAAATCTTCCGCCAAAGGCCCATCTCTCTTCGTTATTTTTATTGTGAGCTGACCATGCAAATTTATTAACCCAACTCTTACAACTGTTTTTTGATAGACAACAGTTGCCTTCAGTTGTTagaatgaagtaaaaaaatattCTCCCCCCAACCTTGAGAGCAAGTTTCTGTCTCACAGAtgcattaaacatttttgtttagcAAGCAGGCACAAAGTAGCTTACAGAGCCTACGTAGTAAGCCTCATGACCGTTCTTTGTCCTTTTAGTGCTCTACTATGCTGCATGGCAGATGCTATAGTTTTCACAGTTGATATCAGACAACCagaggtgatcctcccactttgacctcccaaagtgctgggattacaggcgtgagccaccgtgcaggccagtttgtctatttttataccaataccatatTGTTTGGGTTATTATATccatgtaatatattttgaagtcaggtagtgtgatgcaaaactttgttctttgttcttgttgctcaggattgctttggctctcatgttttttttttgtgatttcatgagtttctgtattgttttttctatttctgtgaaaaaatgtcattgcagttttgatagggattgcattgaatctgtagatttctttgggtagtatgttcattttaacaatactaattctTCTAATCTGTAagcatttatttgtgtcatcttcaatttctttaatcaatattttatagttttcagtgtacaaatctttcacctcctttgttaaATTTTGTAAGTATTATATTGTAAAGATCTATGTGTAGGAGTATAGTGAGGTAAGTAAACACCCCATTTTAGATCattgtagctattgtgaatgacattttatttttcttcaaatatttcattgttAGCTTATacaaatgctactggtttttgtatgttaACTTTGTACCTTGCAACTtcagttaatttgttttttaagttatgGCACAATTTTgacatatcaaatattttaagctgaaggaTCTGAGAAATTGCAGGTATAAGAAGGGCTCTTTGACCTTCTCCTGAGGCAAGTCATAAGACTCTCATGTAAGAGGTGCCCTTACTCTTTGTGGAGAAAAGGAGCATCCTTACTTTTGAAAACAGAGGGACACCAACAGGAATTAAACAAAGAAGCCTGCTAATTTCCCCCAGTTTACTACACTTAGCTCATACCCCCTTTGTCCTATCACATTTTTCCATGACTTCTCTCTTCATCAAACCTTGTATAAAACACTTAGGTTTAACTATTTTTGAGGTCTTCATATTCTTATGAAGGTTTCCATGTATCAAAAACTTATGTTAAATAAATCCATATACTTTTCTTTAGTTACAGAGTTTCAGCTGAGAACCAAAGGGtagaagcaaaatatttttccttccccTACAGTATTCCACCCtaaaggaggaggagcagaacACCCTAtcttagtttctttgtgctgctataaaaagTAGCACATTCTGCTGGGcttggcggctcatgcctgtaatcccagcactttgagaagccaaagcaggaatattacttgaggccaggaattcaagaccagcctgggcaacagagtgagaccctgtctttatgaaaagtacaaaaattgtctgggcatggtggtacatacccatagtcccagctactacttgggaggctgagtggggaaagGTCATTTGAGCCTgtgaggttgagactgcagtgagctgtgacggcactactgcactccagcctgggtgacagagtgagatcctgcctcaaaacaaacaccCTAGTAGAACAAACACcctttggcaaaaaaaaaaaaaaaaaaaaaaagaaaagaaaagaaagagaaaataaaagaaacagcagagactgggtaatttaaaaggaagaaaaatttagcctgcacaacatggtgaaaacccatgcctacaaaaaatgcaaagattagcaGGGCATCGTGAtgcatgcctatggtcctagctactcaagaggctgaggtgggaaaattacctgagcccgggaggctgaggctgcagtgagctgtgattgtgccagtacattacagcctgggtgacacagtaagaccttgtcttaataaatacataaaaataataacaaataacaaacttatttctcacagttctggaggctgcgaaaaacatcagacaaatcccaacATAAGAATATGCTACAAGATATCTGATCAGTTTTCCTCAAAATTGTCAAGgactgccaggcactgtggctcacacctgtaatcccagcactttgggaggtagaggcgggtggatcgcttgagttcaggagtttaagaccagcctgatcaatatggtgaaaccctgtctctaataaaatacaaaaattagcgaggcttgttggtgggcgcctatagtcccagctactcaggaggctaaggcaggagaagctcttgaacctgggaagcagaggttgcagtcagccgagatggtgccactgcactctagcctgggcgacagagcaagattctgtcaaaaacaaaacaaaacaaaaaggcaaggtCACCAAAAATAAGCTTAagatactaaaaaaataaatttaaggaatTGTCGCAGCCAACTCCTTGCACTCTCCCCTCCGGTCTTCTTTCCGCCATCTTTCCGCGCTGCCGCAATGGTGCACATGAATGTCCTGGCTGATGCTCTCAAGAGCATCAACAATGCCAAAAAGAAGAGGCAAAGGCCAGGTGCTTATTAGGCCTTGCTCCAAAGTCATCGTCCGGTTTCTCACTGTGATGATGAAGCACGGTTACATTGGCGAATTTGAAATCACTGATGATCACAGAGCTGGGAAAATTGTTGTGAACCTCAAAGGAAGGCTAAACAAGTGTGGAATGATCAGCCCCAGATTTGATGTGCAACTCAAAGATCTGGAAAAAATGGCAGAATAATCTGCTTCCATTCCACCAGTTTGGTTTCATTGTACTGACCACCTCAGCTGGCATCATGGACCATGAAGAAACAAGATGAAAACATACAGGAGGGAAAATCCTGGGATTCTTTTTCTAGGGATGTAATacacatatttacaaataaaatgcctcatgacaagaaattgtcacagccaaaAGGAGCCTAAGGAAACATGATAACTAAATGTAAGGTGGTATCCTGGATGAAATCCTGGAACAGAGAGGGCATTTaggtaaaaattaaggaaatttgAACAATGAATAAGTTATATAACTAATATATAACTGATACGTAACTTAatgttacatataatatattataactAATAAGTTATAACAAGTTAATGTTAATGTATCAATGTTAGGTCATTAGTTGTAACAATGTAAGAGGTTAGTAATAagggaaactgtgtgtgtgtgtatgtggtacaTGGGAACTCTACCATTTGCTCCATCTTTATGCGCATTTAAAACCATCCTAAAAATAGTCTATTAATAGTAAACAAGTAAGGAGAGCAATGGAGTATAACCGCCTGAACAAAAGAAATCCATAAATTCATACTGatagtgaataaataaacaagtagggTTCTCCTCTATAGCAGCATCTGGATTGACAAATGTGAAAGACTTGAAGGAGGtgggaaaaaaaatgccaacatttATGAAATCTGAATCATAAGGTCAAGTTTGATTAGGAGCAGGATATTTGCTTGGTCTCAAAGTATAACCTCATAGATTGATTGcttattagttttgttttttgttttttttttgagatggagtcttgctcttgtttgctcttgtcacccaggctagagtacaatggcgtgatcttggctcactgcaacctccaccttcaagcgattctcttgcctcagccttccaagtagctgggattataggtgcccgccaccatgctcagctaatttttgtatttttagtacagatggggtttcaccatgttggccaagctagtctcgaagtcctgacctcaggtgatcagcccacctcagcctcccaaagtgctgagatcacagtcgtgagccaccgtgcccggctgcttATTAGTTTTAAGGGGGAAAATATGCCATGGAGAAACAGGACGATACCTTGATGGGGTGACaaagattaatattattttataatgagcATAGTGTGCCTGCGGATGTAACACACTGAGAACGCCACAACCTCACGTAAATGTGGCTGTTTCAAAGGAGGATGCATGACTTTAATTATGAGAAGACAAAGGTCATAGTACAAATCTGTATTTGGGATAGATTTCTTTCTAAAAAGATGGGTTGCTTTGGTGAACTCCCTTGATCACAAGGCTGTTAAATAATCAAATGTATATATTCCAGACTGTAATTTTAACAACAAATGAAATTGTTAACACGTCGGAGATGGAAAAAGGTACATATCCCTAGAAATAATTACTTAAATATGAAGAGATGATCAGTTTTCCTTGCAAGGACCTGAAATTATGGGGGATGGGGAACCAGTGGAGGCAGGACGGGTTGGAGAGGTGGTGGGAAAAGAAGCCCTCAGTTGAGGACTGCCAGTtgtttgatttgtatttatttttaatgcaacaAACAGTTACATAACGCTTATTCTTACCAGGAGCTCGCTGTCCTACGTGCTTTGCATATATTGACTCTTAATGGGAAAGCTCAGTCATCGGTCtgtatttccaaaaacaaaacagcgACATGACACTAAACGATTTTGTTCATAAGTATTTTTATCTGTTATTGGGGACCTGCGCCGCAGTAATTCTTTCCTTCCACAGAAAAGCATGAACCTAAAATTACGTCAGGTGGTCTTTCGTAGAAACGGCCGGAATCCAAATTTGTGATACCAACTGTAGAGTTCCGTTGGAAAAGTCAGCTGGCTCTTTGTCTTCTAGAATGCCCTAGGAAGCATGCACTGAGAGCCAGTTACACATCTATTTCGGGTGCCAGGTTCTCATATTCCCTTTTCCTTCGGGGGCGAACGCCAGAGGAGGTCGCTGCTTTCTTTTAACTAAAGTTGGTGTTTTTCGATAACTTCCCTTCTCCAGATCTAGGAACTAATTCCGGTCTGCTTTAGTTGCCAAATTAGTGCGTTTATCACGCCATGGATTCTGGGAGACCTAGTCTCCGTACCGTGAGGTTTACGGAGCCGGTGTGAACGTCAGACTTCAATTCCCACAATGCCTGGCGCAAAAGCCTAGTTTTTGGCCCGGGTAACCGAGAGGTGGTCGCCATCTTGCGTACGGAGGTGCCGTTTGTTTCCGCGCTGGGGTTTTAGTCCTTCCAGACCTCGGCTTTAGGGCTGTGTCTCCGCTTTTCTTTCACCTTCACAGAGGTTCGTGGCTTCCTAGAAGAAGGTTTTATTGGGAGGTAAAGGTCAATGCGTAGGGGTAGAGTAAGGTGAGTAGACACCCCGTTTTAGAAGTgagggtggggtggtggtggcgTTTTTCGCTTTCACTTCTTGACCCTTTAGCTGTAAACGTAGAAGCAAGCTCATTGTGAACTTTTGCGCCTCAGAGACCTCCAGAATTCCTGGACAGGACCTGAGCATGTCTCCATTGGGACAAAAATGCTGGGTGACGCACTTTTGCCTGGGCCGCTCACTGGAAGTCTGGAGTCATGGAGCTCGGATAGTGTATAGGCCGCGCTCTGTTAACCCAGCCCGGTTGCTCTTCTTCGGGACTTTTCTGACGCATTTCGAATGGGGAAATGAGAAACCGAGAGGAGGCCTGTTGGCGTTCTCCGCAGTTGTCCTCTTCCAGATCTGTAGCCTACTTCCATCATTCTTTAGTTCGCctttttgtccatttctttttctctcgtGTTAGAAACATCAGAGAGTGGCACAATGAAGAATTGGGTGGAATAGGCCTCTGGGCTGTACTTTGAGGTCCCTAAggtgtttcaatttttttcttttcccccgagaggggtctcgccctgtcgccaggctggagtgcagtggaaccatCTCGGCtaaccacaacctccgcctccccgccatccccccccccccccgcacccccccccccccccccccccccccgccccgcacCCCCCCACGCCCCCCCAACGCCCCCCCCTACGCCCCGCACCCCCCGCCGCCGCCccgggctccagcgatcctcccaccgcagcctcccaagtaggtgggaccacaggtgcgcgcccccatgcccggctaatttattgtatttttgttacgAGACGGAGTTAGGCcatgttgccagactggtctcgacctcctaagcagcaatccgcccgcctcagcctcccaagtgctggcattacaggcttgagccactctGCCAGGTCTAAAGGGAAGCAAATTTTGTCTTCATGATAGACTATTCGGAAAAGATGAACGCTTTGAACTTGGGGAGTTGCCAGATTTCTTTATTAAACGAATTACCGTTATCGTCTTTGcaacttttccttccttttaaattaACGCACTACACCCATTTGGGAAACTCTTTTATACTAACTACTCACAGTAAAGGGCCTCCAAAGACTGGCATTTCAGTTAATCTAACATTTGGATGCTAAGGAGATTGGTTGTCTGAGGTTTGGGAGGGAATTGGAGCTATTTACTCTAAAAAACACAGTGATTTTAAGTAAGGAAATGCTTAGGATGCAGTGTGTCAGCCAGTTTGAGTATGTGTTAATTTGGTGTTGGCAGTTTCACTCTCCTTTTAAATACACAATTGTGTATGtatatcataaaaatacatattactgACTCAACTTTGCAGACTTACTTAAATCTTTTAGGTCCTCGAAATTCAGAAATAGATCGTTTAAAGTtgagatctatctatctatctgtatatattttttaaaggatattcaATGAGATCCCCTCCCATAAACCACCCTGTTATGACTGTACTTAAATAATAAGTGGTTATAAAATTGACCCTGGTACTTTGGGAAATTGTTACCATTAAATATATCACAAATTTAAATGTCTTTGtctaatttcttgtttttgaagaaatttttatttaggtttttaataAGCTAGTAAttgtatgatttatttatttctcagatGTCTTATGGTGAAATTGAAGGTAAATTCTTGGGACCTAGAGAAGAAGTAACGAGTGAACCACGCTATAAAAAATTGAAGTCAACTACAGAGGCATATGTTTTTCACAATCATAGTAATGCCGATTTTCACAGAATCcaagagaaaactggaaatgaTTGGGTCCCTGTGACCATCATTGATGTCAGAGGACAAAGTTATTTGCAGGAGAACAAAACTGAAACTACAGATTTGCATAGACCTTTACATGATGAGATGCCTGGTAATAGACCAGATGTTATTGAATCCATTGATTCACAGGTTTTACAGGAAGTACGTCCTCCATTAGTATCCACAGACGATGAGATATATAGCACAAGTAAAGCATTTATAGGACCCATTTACAAACCCCCTGAGAAAAAGAAACGTAATGAAGGGAGGAATGAGGCAGACGCTCTAAATGGTATAAATGGCAGAGGaggacaaaaagagaaacagaaatttaaCTCTGAAAAATCAGAGATAGACAGTGAATTATTCCAGTTTTACAAAGAAATTGAAGagcttgaaaaggaaaaagatgattTTGAGAACAGTTGTAAAGAATCTGAACCTTCTCAGGAACAGCTGATTCCATTTTATCAGGACCATGATAATGGTCTCTTAAAACCTGacgaagaaaagaaagatcttaGTAATAATGTTTTTCCATCACATTGTGATTATCAACAGAACTTGGGGAATGAGACAGGCAAATATCCCTGTAATGGACAAATAATACCTACATTTTGTGACACTTCATTTACTTCTTTCAGGCCTGAATGGCAGGCAGTGCATCCTTTTATAGTGCCCCATGGTCCTCCTCTTCCCAGTTTGAACtatcatttaaatattcaaagatTCAGTACTCCACGAAATCTACCATCACATATTTTCCAAGCGCAAGATGACTCTCAGATACAAAATGGatattatgtaaataattgtCATGTTAACTGGAATTGTATGACTTTTGATCAGAACAATGAATATGCTGATTGTAGTGAGAATAGAAGTAGTGTTCATCCCTCTGGAAATGGCTGCAGTATGCAAAATGAATATGTGAGTAATGGTTTCTGTGAAGTCAGAGAAAGATGCTGGAAAGATCCTGGCATGGACATGCATAATGGAACAGACAGGTTTGTGAACCAGCAGTTTCAagaggaaaagttaaataaattgcaGAAGTTACTTATTCTTTTAAGAGGTCTGCCTGGTTCTGGGAAAACAACGTTGTCTCGGTGAGTAGAGGATACCAACTGAATACTTgataattcattatttaaaaattataaatgatactTGTCGCCGGCTGCagtgactcatgcatgtaatcccaacacttgtgaggccaaggtgggctggtcacttgagctcagaagtttgagactagcctgggcaacatagtgagagcctgtctctaaaaaatgaaataaaaatgttaaaactataAATGATATTTGTAATCAGTGACAAATGCTTTCATGTTTCTAGTAGAAGAAAATCTTTAATTTGCTATATTTGAGAATAGCATCTGACAGTgtaactatttaaaaatcttttctgatagaagaaaggagaattggcatatatgtttatatttagaTTCTGCTAAGGGCTTTAAAAATAGATAACACTTTGTATAATTATGACAGTGATGAAAGCCAATGCTACTTGAGGACTGTCCTGGCCTGCCCTTTTGAGTCAGCTATTCAAGAAAAGTTGGACTCAGTGTTTGAAAATTTGGGTTTTTCAAATTCAGCTGGAggtgaaaaaagagagaaaatttgggTATTGACTCAGTTATTTCACTTTttcaccttgggcaagttttgCTCTGTTAATGGAATAAATGATACTTAATTTTTCTGGAATTATTTTGGGAATCAAATGAGACAACCTAAGGAAAGGAATTTTGATTGTGTTGAGCACTGTGCCATGTTCATACCACTGATTGGCTGAAGGAACCcttttttgatttcttaaaattcagGAGTTTGAAGTGAGCAATATCTGAATTGGCATTAGAACTGGTGATGGTTTATTGTATTACAAGATATTTCAAATTCCtttttgtgtttacattttaaaactgttgATGCACTTGAATATATTTATGCAATTGTGAAAAAATAGTGTAAAGTAAGCAGTACAAATTTTCTGCAGTTTATATAAGACGATTCAAGATTTGTGCCAGActaggggaaaaagaaaattttctggtATCTTTGGGTGAGGATGGAGAAGTCCAAGAAAccattttgcaaatgttttatatttactaaCAAGACAATCTAAACAACctaactaaactttttttttcagagaaaaaatacTAAAGATTTAATTTGTGATATTTTAGGCTAGATTATAAACGGTGATCTTTGTGAATGAATTAGTTCATTCCAAAGTTAAATTTTGGTCTTTGTATTTTGATTCCTTTTATGTTAGTGAGGATTTTGTAGAGAAGATAAAATTTCACCTCTATAATAATAGAAGTTAGGAGTGAGGTCTCACAAACATGGGCAGTCTTCTAGATTTGGGATATACtatcagagaaaataaataattgaaatttgGAAATTGGATAAAAGAATCTGCTAGTTAGGACCACTTGACTAAGAGGGGGTATAGAAGAAACCTAACGAAGAAAAGTTAGACTTGAGACCACATATTGGAGTATGTTGAAACTAAAGGTGAATAAAGTAGTGGAAATTCAATAGAATTTAAAGGAGACATTGTAGTGGGAGATGATAGAGGTGATTAGATATAATATGTATACTTATTTGAAGAATAGACCTAAGAATAGAAGTTATATGTAGCACCAACAAGTACTATTTGTATTGTGATTCACAATTTACAGAGTATTTCCATACATACAAATCTTGTGAGATgggttgttttttcattttatagatggagcaGAGGCTAAAAGAAGTTGAGGTTAAGTGATTTAGAAGTTACAAAAGCTAGCAAGAGATCAAACTAGGAATAAAATGATAGTATGTTTTTTCCCTTGCCTTCACTTTAATGCTTAATGGATATGTAGTCTTATACATGACTCCTGACTTCAAGGAGCCTGGTCTGTAACTCTTTAGGTCAACACTTTTTGAGTGAAGTGGTTTTGGTTATTTGGAATTAGATATAAAGTCACATACTCTTTGGTGAGGAATGGCTTCATATGGGAGTTCACATTCAAAACAAGCTTtgacaaaataataaagtgaaaattGATACATCAGAGTTGAGCTGATTTGGAGGACCAAATTAAAAGACCGGCtgagcgtgatggctcacacctgaaatcccagcactttgagaggccaaggcaggcagattgcttgagcccaggagttcaagaccagcctggataacctgggtgtcccagctacttgggaggctgagccccagaggctacagtgagccatgatcgtgccattgcactctagcctgggtgatagattgagaccctgtctcaaaaacaagaaaaaaaaattagtaatgcTTGCATTTGGTATGTGGTAATGAGTGTAGGCTGTTGAATAAAATTCAGATTCTTTGGAGGTAATGTTCAAGTCCTGTTCTTATTTAATTTAGTCCTTGCCTACATCCCAATCAGCATGTCTCTAACATGGTAAGTATTCAAGATGTCTGATGATGGTTCTGAGAGAGACAGTAGGCCATAACAGCCTTGGCCATAGCTTTGGCCCATAGGGTGGTTATGGGTAGGATAGCCCAATAAAGATGT
This Piliocolobus tephrosceles isolate RC106 chromosome X, ASM277652v3, whole genome shotgun sequence DNA region includes the following protein-coding sequences:
- the LOC111540475 gene encoding NEDD4-binding protein 2-like 2, translated to MSYGEIEGKFLGPREEVTSEPRYKKLKSTTEAYVFHNHSNADFHRIQEKTGNDWVPVTIIDVRGQSYLQENKTETTDLHRPLHDEMPGNRPDVIESIDSQVLQEVRPPLVSTDDEIYSTSKAFIGPIYKPPEKKKRNEGRNEADALNGINGRGGQKEKQKFNSEKSEIDSELFQFYKEIEELEKEKDDFENSCKESEPSQEQLIPFYQDHDNGLLKPDEEKKDLSNNVFPSHCDYQQNLGNETGKYPCNGQIIPTFCDTSFTSFRPEWQAVHPFIVPHGPPLPSLNYHLNIQRFSTPRNLPSHIFQAQDDSQIQNGYYVNNCHVNWNCMTFDQNNEYADCSENRSSVHPSGNGCSMQNEYVSNGFCEVRERCWKDPGMDMHNGTDRFVNQQFQEEKLNKLQKLLILLRGLPGSGKTTLSRILLGQNRDGIVFSTDDYFHHQDGYRYNVNQLGDAHDWNQNRAKQAIDQGRSPVIIDNTNIQAWEMKPYVEVAIGKGYRVEFHEPETWWKFDPEELEKRNKHGVSRKKIAQMLDRYEYQMSISIVMNSVEPSHTSTHRPPPPAQGRQRWGGSLDSHSHVCVTNKN